AACAACACCAGCTCGGCGGAGCTGGTCGCCGCGCTCGCCGCGGACGCCATCATCACCGTCGACGACGAGACTGTCGTCGACAAGCTCGTGGCCATGCGGGCGCGGCCACGATCGGTCTGTTTCCGAGTGCACCCGGGGCGCTCCGCGTCGGTGCAGAACATGCACCTCGGCGGAGCCGAGTCGTCGAAATTCGGTATCCGGATCGACCGCCTGCACGGCGTGGTGGCGAAAGCGCGGCAGCTCGGCGCGAACACGTACGGGCTACACGTCATGCTGGGCTCGCACCTGAAGACACCGGACTCCTTTCTGCGCAATCTCGACCTGCTGCTCGACACCGTGCTCCGGCTGCGGGACGAGACCGGAGTGCGCATCGATTTCGTGAACCTCGGCGGCGGAATAGGAATCCCTTATCGGCTGGAGGAGCGGGAGTTCGACCTCGCCGGGCTGGCGGCCGGAGTCCGGGACCGGGTGACGACCTTCGAGCGCGACCACGCGTGGCACCTGCGGGTGCTGTTCGAATCCGGCAGGTATGTGACGGGTCCGCACGGGGTGCTGGTCACCCGCGTGCTCAACCGGATGACCAAATGGCGCGAGATCGTGGGCGTCGACTGCGGCATGAACGGTCTGATCCGCCCGGGAATGTATCCGGACGCCTACCATCACCTGTCCGTTTTGGACGGCGAGGGGCGCGAACTCGAGACGGTCGACGTCGTCGGCTCGATGTGTGAGAACAACGACAAACTCGCGATCCAGCGCGTCCTGCCACGCACGGCCGAGGGCGACCTGCTGCTGGTGCACGACACCGGCGCCCATGCGCTGTCGCAGACCTACACGTACGGTGGGCGGCTGCGCCCACAGGAGTTGCTGCTGCACCCGGACGGGGACGTGGAGCGCATCCGCCGGGCCGAGACCGTCGAGGACTACTTCGCAACCCTCCGCTGCGACGCGGACCGGCTTGCGACGGCGGTGGTGCTGCGGTGACCCGTCACGTCGACTGAGGCTTGCCCGTCTCTCCACGGCGCACGCCGAACAATCTGCTTGCAGTACCCGTATTTCGTGCGAGTGTCCGAAGTGGACGGCCGGCGCTGTTGATGGCGAAGAGTCGAGCGGCGGCTGGTGCCCTCCTTCCGCGACCTCGTGCTGGTCACCGGTCGTCCGCTCGACGGGCCTGTGTGACCCCGTCGCGTCAGCGCTCGGTGATGACGACCCCGGGGCCGGCCGAGGCCGGGACGAGCACCAGGTCGAGTGTTGCCGGGTCGTTCCGCGACCACCGCACCACCGAACGGACGCCGGGGGCGACGGTGAGCGGGCGGTCCGGATCCGGTCCGCGGCGTGTGAGCCGGCGATTCGGGATGCCGACGATCCGCACCGGGGCGCGGAGATCCAGCCCGTCCTGGGCGTCGAGCCACGGCACCGTGGGAGCGGCGCCCGCGTCGACCACCGGGCGCTGTGGCCCGACCAGCACCACGTCGTAGCGGTAGCGCGTCAGCTCGTTGTCGGGGCCCTGTTTGCACCGGATCTGGCAATGCAGCCCGAGGCGTCTGGCGGTGGCCGCGAACCAGTCCGGTGCGACGAACAGCTCACGGTCGGTGGCCAGCACGCGCGCCGCCGCCGGGCCGAGGTCGTTCGCGTCGGCCCCGCGGGCGCGGGCCACGTCCGTCGCGAAATGTTCGCGCAGGGGTTCGCAGCGGACATCCCCCACGAGGACGGCTCCGGTGGGTCCTGCCAGCTCGGCTGCCGTCGCCACCACGGCCGTGAGGTAGTCGAGGTCGGGGAAGTACTGCGCGACGGAGTTGAGGACGACGAGGTCGGCGGGGCCGGCCCGCAGGAGTCGCGCGCGCTCGTGCGCGGCGGTCACTTCGAGATGGACCCGATCCGTGAGTTCGGGGCGATCGGCGTTCAGCCGGCGTTTCAGGATCTCGATCGCGGATGGCGAGAAGTCCGTACCTGTGTAGTGCTGCACGTGCGGGGCGACGAGGGCCAGGAGCAGCCCGCCGCCGACGCCGATCTCGACCACCCGGCGCGGGAACAGCTCCAGGATGCGTGCGACGGTGGTATCGCGCCAGCTGCGCATGTCCGCTTCGGGGATCGGCGAACCGTCGTAGGCCGAGTCCCAGCCGCGGAAATCGTCACCCAGCCGCCCCCACGGCTCGCCGTCAAGGTAGAGGGTGTCGTAGACCTCGCGCCAGATCGCGACGTGTTCGAGTGCGGGCGCGGAGATCTCGCCCGCGCTGGCCGGGCCGGTCACACGAAGCTGCGCAGCTCGCCGCGGCGCCGCACGTCGGCGGTGACACAGTGGAAGCACCCACCGAACCGCATGACGTTGCGGAATGGGATCGGCAGGACGTCGAACCCCCATTCGTCCAGCATGTCCGCCAAGGCCGTTTCCTGCGCCTCCACCACCACCTGCGTCTCGCTCAGCATGAGCACATTCATTCCCACGGTGGGGCTGGACATGTACAACTCGAAATCGTCCGGAACTGCCGGCTCGGGTGCCACCCGCACATCCCAGGCGTCGAGGACCGACGGCACATCCTTGACCTTGTTCCGATTCAGCAGCAGCTTCCCCGGGGCGAGTGGCACGAAGGATGCGTCGATGTGCATCGGATACGGATCGATCGTCTCGACGATGTGCACGGTGTATTCCGGGTCGAGATGCCGGGCCACCCACTCGATGCCGAGCCGGTTGGTGACGTGGCTGCGCTGGGCGAACAAGTCGGTGCCGCACCGGGTGAAATCGGCCGCGTCGAAGGTCGGCTCGACCTCGGTGGTCGCGTAGGACTGGGTGGCGAACGGCGTCTCCCGGTCGAAGCCGGCGTCGAAGGTGTCATCGTCGAGCAACGGTCGCGGTGCGGCGATCCACCGGGCGCCGCGCCGGAAGTAGCCGGTCAGCAGGCGATGGTAGGCGTCAGCCTCGAAATAGCGGCTGCGCCATGCCATCGGCGACTCGATGATCATGTCTCCGACGACGAGCAGCAGATCGCGGGGCATCGCGCTGTAGAGCCCACCGGGGCTCGACCAGCGTGGGGTGCTGAAGCTTCGGGTGTGGTCCACCGGATCCGGCCGTGTCACGACGATCCCGCGAGCGGTGAGGAAGCCGGCGAAGGCGTCCAGCTCCGCCTCGGCCGCCTCAGCGTGCTCGCGCGGCCACGGTTGGCCCGCGGTGCGGGTGAACAGTTCGCGCGCGCTGGCCGGCACGCAGGACTCGACGGCCACGTCCCACTGCGGGACCGCTGCGCCGCGCATCGTCCCCACGATGACCTCCTCAAGCGGGTCCCACTCGGTGTAGGTGCTGACGGGGCCTGCTGGACGGGTCGTGTCAGGACGACTCCGGTGATCGACGGTCAATTCTTTTCCCAACCTCGGTGACTGTGGCCGAGGGAAACCAATCCTCATGAACACCGTCCCTCTATTGGGCGAACATCATTTAAATGCGTGACATACAGTCCTGTATCGGCGCGAATTCTTCGGTCGTTCATCTTGATGGCCCCGGTTGGTGACCTCGATCGTGGAGCTTGATCACTGTTGT
This Amycolatopsis sulphurea DNA region includes the following protein-coding sequences:
- a CDS encoding diaminopimelate decarboxylase family protein translates to MSDAFCQRLIPILPRVAEHFGTPFHIYDVQGIRDTAEGFNRAFRGLDFREYFAVKAQPNPRILRTLADHGFGFDCSSIAELVAAREAGAVGDDISFTSNNTSSAELVAALAADAIITVDDETVVDKLVAMRARPRSVCFRVHPGRSASVQNMHLGGAESSKFGIRIDRLHGVVAKARQLGANTYGLHVMLGSHLKTPDSFLRNLDLLLDTVLRLRDETGVRIDFVNLGGGIGIPYRLEEREFDLAGLAAGVRDRVTTFERDHAWHLRVLFESGRYVTGPHGVLVTRVLNRMTKWREIVGVDCGMNGLIRPGMYPDAYHHLSVLDGEGRELETVDVVGSMCENNDKLAIQRVLPRTAEGDLLLVHDTGAHALSQTYTYGGRLRPQELLLHPDGDVERIRRAETVEDYFATLRCDADRLATAVVLR
- a CDS encoding class I SAM-dependent methyltransferase produces the protein MTGPASAGEISAPALEHVAIWREVYDTLYLDGEPWGRLGDDFRGWDSAYDGSPIPEADMRSWRDTTVARILELFPRRVVEIGVGGGLLLALVAPHVQHYTGTDFSPSAIEILKRRLNADRPELTDRVHLEVTAAHERARLLRAGPADLVVLNSVAQYFPDLDYLTAVVATAAELAGPTGAVLVGDVRCEPLREHFATDVARARGADANDLGPAAARVLATDRELFVAPDWFAATARRLGLHCQIRCKQGPDNELTRYRYDVVLVGPQRPVVDAGAAPTVPWLDAQDGLDLRAPVRIVGIPNRRLTRRGPDPDRPLTVAPGVRSVVRWSRNDPATLDLVLVPASAGPGVVITER
- a CDS encoding arginine deiminase family protein; its protein translation is MRGAAVPQWDVAVESCVPASARELFTRTAGQPWPREHAEAAEAELDAFAGFLTARGIVVTRPDPVDHTRSFSTPRWSSPGGLYSAMPRDLLLVVGDMIIESPMAWRSRYFEADAYHRLLTGYFRRGARWIAAPRPLLDDDTFDAGFDRETPFATQSYATTEVEPTFDAADFTRCGTDLFAQRSHVTNRLGIEWVARHLDPEYTVHIVETIDPYPMHIDASFVPLAPGKLLLNRNKVKDVPSVLDAWDVRVAPEPAVPDDFELYMSSPTVGMNVLMLSETQVVVEAQETALADMLDEWGFDVLPIPFRNVMRFGGCFHCVTADVRRRGELRSFV